In the Oryzias latipes chromosome 23, ASM223467v1 genome, one interval contains:
- the mettl25 gene encoding methyltransferase-like protein 25 isoform X2, giving the protein MKPSSCSLVDIQQRIDEVMQFLSVTLPIANAHTVEFYTQDVWKRFMAVSPEEVLSAVTPNSDRKMEPERRRTEPSGTMFGFCSHSNRLLDTHEFLQGAKAHSLPGLEVCMSRSDFLLELQGNWSKSTVLPGIVTELEADEFMNSKKSHEVQSMSEVVAGLARHSGVKQVIDVGSGKGYLSSFLSLQYGLQVYGIDSSSTNTHGAQERNRKLKKFYRVYQKQAKAGRTRGEATAQRGSEKVEPELKEDEDALCVDASRNESQEEEGLPIISSSPAAGRQTELSPDSEELFLSALSADVLEPASPRVPPSQLSDEEKERRKRENVERKAQSRRDGASDVFSPLTSYVTAETELRELITELEDAVMVGLHTCGNLAPSTLRMFVAKPELAAVCSVGCCYHLLSEEFDPAGPESLDRSCGFPLSQYLHDRSCFCGRNARMSACLALERVSLGQGIQMESLFYRAVLHVILRDHYGSYKSDRRVGNVYSKAKSFLDYVRRALRKLELDESKLSDNDIQDYHDKYRPRMAEMHAFNMLKVTIAPCIEGLILLDRLCYLKEQEDVTFSALVQLFDPLLSPRCYAVIGLKASTKRKTSC; this is encoded by the exons ATGAAaccctcctcctgcagcctcgTGGACATTCAACAGCGGATAGATGAAGTCATGCAGTTTTTGTCCGTAACACTCCCTATCGCTAATGCTCACACTGTGGAGTTTTACACTCAAGATGTCTGGAAGCGGTTCATGGCGGTGTCACCAGAGGAGGTCCTGTCAGCCGTCACGCCCAACAGCGACCGGAAGATGGAGCCAGAGCGCAGACGAACTG AACCATCTGGGACCATGTTTGGGTTTTGCAGTCATTCAAACCGTCTGCTCGATACCCACGAGTTTCTGCAGGGCGCTAAGGCCCACTCTCTCCCTGGACTTGAAGTCTGCATGAGCAGATCTGATTTCCTGCTGGAGCTTCAAGGGAACTGGTCCAAGTCCACTGTTCTACCTGGGATTG TTACAGAACTGGAAGCAGATGAATTTATGAACTCTAAGAAATCTCACGAAGTCCAGTCCATGTCTGAGGTGGTTGCCGGTTTGGCCCGGCACTCTGGAGTCAAACAG gtGATAGACGTGGGCTCAGGGAAGGGCTACCTGAGCTCCTTCCTGTCTCTCCAGTATGGCCTTCAGGTTTACGGCATCGACTCCTCCAGCACCAACACCCACGGTGCTCAGGAGCGGAACAGGAAGCTGAAAAAGTTCTACCGGGTGTACCAGAAACAGGCAAAAGCAGGGAGGACTCGAGGAGAAGCCACAGCTCAGAGGGGCTCTGAAAAAGTTGAACCCGAGCTGAAGGAAGATGAGGATGCTTTATGTGTCGATGCATCAAGAAATGAGTCTCAAGAGGAAGAAGGGCTGCCTATCATCTCTTCATCCCCAGCAGCAGGGAGGCAGACGGAGTTAAGTCCAGATTCAGAGGAGCTCTTTCTTAGCGCCCTGTCAGCAGATGTACTGGAGCCTGCCTCCCCAAGGGTTCCCCCAAGTCAGCTCAGCGAcgaggaaaaggaaaggaggaagaGGGAAAATGTAGAGAGGAAAGCTCAGAGCAGAAGAGACGGCGCCAGCGACGTGTTTTCGCCGCTCACGTCTTACGTGACCGCAGAAACTGAGCTGCGGGAGCTCATCACCGAGCTGGAG GACGCGGTCATGGTCGGCCTGCACACATGTGGAAACTTGGCTCCCAGCACTCTGAGGATGTTTGTGGCTAAACCGGAGCTGGCCGCAGTCTGCAGCGTGGGCTGCTGCTATCACCTGCTGTCTGAGGAGTTTGACCCTGCTGGACCAG AGAGTTTGGACAGATCGTGTGGTTTCCCTCTGAGTCAGTACCTCCATGACCGGTCCTGCTTCTGTGGCAGAAATGCCAGGATGTCAGCATGTTTG GCTTTGGAAAGAGTTTCTCTTGGCCAGGGG ATTCAGATGGAGTCTCTGTTCTACAGAGCAGTCCTTCACGTCATTCTGAGAGATCACTACGGCTCCTATAAAAG TGACAGGCGAGTGGGAAATGTTTACTCGAAGGCGAAATCCTTTCTGGACTACGTCCGTCGAGCTCTGCGCAAACTGGAACTGGATGAATCGAAG CTTTCTGACAACGACATCCAGGATTACCACGACAAGTACAGACCTCGTATGGCTGAGATGCATGCCTTTAACATG CTGAAGGTGACAATTGCTCCCTGTATTGAAGGACTGATTCTCCTTGATCGCCTTTGCTACCTGAAAGAACAG gaagATGTAACATTTTCTGCACTGGTGCAACTGTTTGACCCTCTGCTGTCACCAAGATGCTATGCTGTTATTGGACTCAAGGCTTccacaaagagaaaaacaagctGCTGA
- the mettl25 gene encoding methyltransferase-like protein 25 isoform X1: MKPSSCSLVDIQQRIDEVMQFLSVTLPIANAHTVEFYTQDVWKRFMAVSPEEVLSAVTPNSDRKMEPERRRTEPSGTMFGFCSHSNRLLDTHEFLQGAKAHSLPGLEVCMSRSDFLLELQGNWSKSTVLPGIVTELEADEFMNSKKSHEVQSMSEVVAGLARHSGVKQVIDVGSGKGYLSSFLSLQYGLQVYGIDSSSTNTHGAQERNRKLKKFYRVYQKQAKAGRTRGEATAQRGSEKVEPELKEDEDALCVDASRNESQEEEGLPIISSSPAAGRQTELSPDSEELFLSALSADVLEPASPRVPPSQLSDEEKERRKRENVERKAQSRRDGASDVFSPLTSYVTAETELRELITELEDAVMVGLHTCGNLAPSTLRMFVAKPELAAVCSVGCCYHLLSEEFDPAGPESLDRSCGFPLSQYLHDRSCFCGRNARMSACLALERVSLGQGIQMESLFYRAVLHVILRDHYGSYKRHYVMICSDRRVGNVYSKAKSFLDYVRRALRKLELDESKLSDNDIQDYHDKYRPRMAEMHAFNMLKVTIAPCIEGLILLDRLCYLKEQEDVTFSALVQLFDPLLSPRCYAVIGLKASTKRKTSC; the protein is encoded by the exons ATGAAaccctcctcctgcagcctcgTGGACATTCAACAGCGGATAGATGAAGTCATGCAGTTTTTGTCCGTAACACTCCCTATCGCTAATGCTCACACTGTGGAGTTTTACACTCAAGATGTCTGGAAGCGGTTCATGGCGGTGTCACCAGAGGAGGTCCTGTCAGCCGTCACGCCCAACAGCGACCGGAAGATGGAGCCAGAGCGCAGACGAACTG AACCATCTGGGACCATGTTTGGGTTTTGCAGTCATTCAAACCGTCTGCTCGATACCCACGAGTTTCTGCAGGGCGCTAAGGCCCACTCTCTCCCTGGACTTGAAGTCTGCATGAGCAGATCTGATTTCCTGCTGGAGCTTCAAGGGAACTGGTCCAAGTCCACTGTTCTACCTGGGATTG TTACAGAACTGGAAGCAGATGAATTTATGAACTCTAAGAAATCTCACGAAGTCCAGTCCATGTCTGAGGTGGTTGCCGGTTTGGCCCGGCACTCTGGAGTCAAACAG gtGATAGACGTGGGCTCAGGGAAGGGCTACCTGAGCTCCTTCCTGTCTCTCCAGTATGGCCTTCAGGTTTACGGCATCGACTCCTCCAGCACCAACACCCACGGTGCTCAGGAGCGGAACAGGAAGCTGAAAAAGTTCTACCGGGTGTACCAGAAACAGGCAAAAGCAGGGAGGACTCGAGGAGAAGCCACAGCTCAGAGGGGCTCTGAAAAAGTTGAACCCGAGCTGAAGGAAGATGAGGATGCTTTATGTGTCGATGCATCAAGAAATGAGTCTCAAGAGGAAGAAGGGCTGCCTATCATCTCTTCATCCCCAGCAGCAGGGAGGCAGACGGAGTTAAGTCCAGATTCAGAGGAGCTCTTTCTTAGCGCCCTGTCAGCAGATGTACTGGAGCCTGCCTCCCCAAGGGTTCCCCCAAGTCAGCTCAGCGAcgaggaaaaggaaaggaggaagaGGGAAAATGTAGAGAGGAAAGCTCAGAGCAGAAGAGACGGCGCCAGCGACGTGTTTTCGCCGCTCACGTCTTACGTGACCGCAGAAACTGAGCTGCGGGAGCTCATCACCGAGCTGGAG GACGCGGTCATGGTCGGCCTGCACACATGTGGAAACTTGGCTCCCAGCACTCTGAGGATGTTTGTGGCTAAACCGGAGCTGGCCGCAGTCTGCAGCGTGGGCTGCTGCTATCACCTGCTGTCTGAGGAGTTTGACCCTGCTGGACCAG AGAGTTTGGACAGATCGTGTGGTTTCCCTCTGAGTCAGTACCTCCATGACCGGTCCTGCTTCTGTGGCAGAAATGCCAGGATGTCAGCATGTTTG GCTTTGGAAAGAGTTTCTCTTGGCCAGGGG ATTCAGATGGAGTCTCTGTTCTACAGAGCAGTCCTTCACGTCATTCTGAGAGATCACTACGGCTCCTATAAAAG GCACTA TGTTATGATCTGCAGTGACAGGCGAGTGGGAAATGTTTACTCGAAGGCGAAATCCTTTCTGGACTACGTCCGTCGAGCTCTGCGCAAACTGGAACTGGATGAATCGAAG CTTTCTGACAACGACATCCAGGATTACCACGACAAGTACAGACCTCGTATGGCTGAGATGCATGCCTTTAACATG CTGAAGGTGACAATTGCTCCCTGTATTGAAGGACTGATTCTCCTTGATCGCCTTTGCTACCTGAAAGAACAG gaagATGTAACATTTTCTGCACTGGTGCAACTGTTTGACCCTCTGCTGTCACCAAGATGCTATGCTGTTATTGGACTCAAGGCTTccacaaagagaaaaacaagctGCTGA
- the ccdc59 gene encoding thyroid transcription factor 1-associated protein 26 yields the protein MAPVDRKAKNKNFTKKERILKKGKELSVGVKKNRKWIQQHKVFEGSVKEGQGFALKRKQKVKYEYNKLLKKERKRNPDSKMLYKDEYPEHLKHLYMAEEEKLKKEAWENRVNRTKLRKKEQVTKEENEDDEDICGGSELTNSMPVAPEQTENSEKESFPLSNRMKKKLQKKTSYQKTKEEFEKIKEKRRKKKEEYLKNKQQKEEAVKRYKQKKMETFQILSKKTKKGQPNLNLQMEYLLQKIQGTQK from the exons ATGGCTCCAGTAGACCGAAAagcgaaaaataaaaactttacaaagaaagaaaggattttgaaaaaaggcaaagaatTGTCAGTTGGCgtgaaaaagaacagaaaatggATTCAACAGCACAAAGTTTTTGAAGGCAGCGTTAAAGAAG GTCAAGGATTTGCTCtgaaaagaaagcagaaagTTAAATATGAATACAACAAACTACTAAAGAAGGAGAGGAAAAGGAATCCTGATTCCAAAATGCTATACAAGGACGAGTATCCAGAACACCTCAAGCATCTCTACATGGCAGAGGAGGAGAAGCTGAAAAAAGAAGCCTGGGAAAACCGAGTAAACAGGACTAAGCTGAGAAAGAAGGAGCAGGTGACGAaggaggaaaacgaagatgatgaagacatttgTGGCGGATCTGAGCTGACAAATTCCATGCCTGTAGCCCCTGAACAAACGGAAAACTCTGAGAAAGAAAG CTTTCCATTGAGTAACCGCATGAAGAAGAAATTGCAGAAGAAGACATCCTACCAAAAGACAAAAGAGGAATTtgagaaaatcaaagaaaagcgaaggaagaaaaaagag gaatatttgaaaaacaagcAGCAGAAGGAAGAAGCCGTTAAACGGTACAAGCAGAAAAAGATGGAAACTTTTCAAATTCTGAGCAAAAAGACCAAGAAAGGACAGCCGAATCTGAACCTGCAAATGGAATATTTACTTCAGAAGATCCAAGGAACGCAAAAATGA